The window GCCTTCGCCTTACTTACTTGCGCAATCGCGCACGCGCTCCTGAATTACGTAATTCATGCAATAATGACCGAAGTGCCACTCAGGATCAGCGCAGATACATAAAGCGGAGGAACTGAAGTCGACAAAAAGGGCCCTTCTAGGCTAAGCTTCGTTGTTGACAATTTCCTCGTCTGTTGCAGACTCTTCGTCGGCCTCCGGCGTCAATCGCATCTCTCTTCTTACATCTTCGATAATAGTCCCGAAAATGCCACCGTCAGCGCGCTGGTCACTTAACCTCGGTTCGATCACTGTGTTCCTGACGTTGACGTCAATTTCGAGAGCACCAAAAACGTCAGAATTCATGGTTACAATATATTGAAAGTCGAATTCCTGAGCGTAACTTAGTCCTTGTTTGAGCGCTGCCGATACTTGTCGTCCATCTACCCCATCGAATATATGGCTATCATGGACGAGAATTCGCGGACCAAGATTGCGCTCCGCTAGCAATCGCGACACGAGCATATCAAAGCACCATATTTCCATTCGAGAGATCCCTTCACTCCGATCGCCCTCGATCTCAATTCGGAAATAGGGCCCATTGGGTGTGACGTCTATCAATAGGTTGCCGATCCTGTCATCGTAGAGCGATTGAACCAGCTCCCTAACGATAAGTGCGGCATGCTCGAGCCTGGTATTTCTAATCGCATGGTCTTCCCTGGTTCGCCGTTCGATCTCCCTTTTTTCAATTTCGAGTCCGGTTGCGTCGCCTTCGAGCATCTGGGCGGTTGCAAATTGGGTACGCAGTTGCGCGAGTTCTTGCTGATCTCGCGCTAACTCCGTTTGTAAATGAGTAAAATCCTCAAGAGCCCCTCTTCCCTCAAGTGTTCTCATGAGTGTTGATCGCCGATTATCTAAAGCGCGCCCCGCCTCTGTGCGTTCGCGAATCCGGACTTGCGATTGTTCAAGTTCTCGAACCAGTGCGTGTCGTCTATTGTCGATAACCGACCGATGAAATCTAGCGACAGCGTCTAACCGACGTTGAATCGCGTTTGGGATAAGATCCTGGAGTTCTGAGAACATGTTCGCTATTTGCTGTTCATCAACGTCCTGTTCCGTTTCCAACGATGACCTAAGTTGCGTAAGACGATCCTCGTCTATCAAGTTCTCCTCAGCTATTTTTCTTAGCTCCGATCTGAGGCTAGCTATCTCCTGAACGATTACATTGTATTCGTCAAGCACAATAAATGACGATAAGCGATATCGTAGCTGGTTAACCCGCGCCTCGGCAGCCGCAAGCTGTGGCCGAATCTGGGCCACCGTATGCACCACCGAACCAAAGGCGCCGCTTCGAGCCGCGCTTCGCAGCTCGCGGAGTTGGCGTTCTCGCTTCCTCACCGAATCAAGGGCCATCGGTAAGCGATAATCTAAGTCAAAAAGAAATGAAAGATTAGTCTGACTGTTTGAAAGTTGTTGTTCTTGCACACAACGATGAGGCTCGATAAGACCGCCGGACCCGACCCTACGAATTAAATAGCTTATTAGAGCTCGGAACGTGGGGCCACCGGTTTCAGCATCGCTTATTGGCAAGCCGAAAAACGTTGACCCGAGGACCGTCCTCCATACCTTCACAGAAAAGTAGACGTGGCCCGTAGAGCGCTGACTTGTCGGTCTAATGGGGAAGCCTAGACTCGCAGGTTCGACAAATACATGATTTTGGTCGCTGCCTGAGCGAGTGATTTGACACGTACCGTTGGGCAGGTCTATCTCAACGACAAACTTGTGGTTGATTAACGTTGGAGTCTTAAAGATACTGGACCCATCGGATGCATTGGCGCCGAGCGCAAAATGAAATATTTCGACTAGGCTTGACTTGCCGGCTCCGTTGCGACTTGATCCGAGAGTTGAATCCGGCGCCCGGTCTGCGAGGATGATGTTTAGGCCGTTTCGCAGCGAAAATGCCTTGAACGTCGATAGACTACTGGTAACTCGTCTAATCACCGTTCAGGCTCCGCTGAATGATCATGCTAGAATATGAAACTCGTCCGAGTGCGAACAGCGCGCACAGGGCCAGTACGAACCAATCAAAGCCAACGAGCACCCTCTTTTCTCCAGACTGGAGCGCTTGAAACCGATTCCATAGCTCGCCGACGCTGCTCGGCGTATCTAAGCATTCCAATATACGCGATGCCACACCAAGGACTGACCTCTCAGCTGAAATATGTTTTCCCGGCAACAGCATCGGTTAAGACCTTGGCTGGTCTTCGAAGACGTCGCAGTTATTAAAAAAATACGCGACTATAACCTCAGCTGCCTTCAACTCGCTTATGCTATAGTCGAGACGGTCCCGACCGACTACGAACCCTAGAAGTTCATCCATTATATCGTCCGATGACATTCCTTGTGACCTAAGCGATTGATACTTCGCGTTCAACGACGACGCAACGGCCTCTCCAAAAATGGGATCTGCATCCTCGCGTACAAACTTTGCGACCTGCCCAACGTACTGCACGTTGTCGCGTACTACACGCGCCGCTGGCTCGCTTAGGGTATTGTAGCTAATCTTTTCTCTGGGTACTGGCATGAGTTCACCATGCGTCGCTTCGCGCGCGCCTGCTGCAACCGTTTTCAGTAAACGTTGGATGTCCGCTGGATCAATATCATCAAATGATCTATCCGGAGATGGAGCAAATAGTAAGTCGAGGGCATCGTCCGGTAAGGCAAATAACAGCGACCCGATTCCGTCTTTTGTCATGGTCGAAATGTGAATTTGTGGATTCTGCTCCCTTAGAGCCTGGATTGCCAGACCCACATCAGTTGGTAGTCCCTCTACCAGATTATGAACGAATACCCAATTCACCATCCTTTGTCCAAAGTGTGTTTGAGCGACCTGAAAATCGTGCTGTATCTTGGAAATTATAAAGGCGGTGTTAACCCCGGAGCCGCGTTCTTTACCGTAGCATTGATACACAGTCTTAGTGGCGGCGTTATAGCCGTCGCAACCGCGATCACCGTGTCGACCGGCTGATATCGTGCGTTCGAAATCATTCCCGTACACGGCGGCGAGAAAGTCCGATATTCTAGCTTGAAATGATGTCCCCGACTTCGACGTTAGGTCAATAAATAACAATGCTTCGAGGAAACGGCGCTTCCGAAAGTCCACCCAGAGCGCCTCCCATTCCAGGCTGCGGGTGACACAAAGTCGACTTTAAACTTTTAGCCATCCGAAGCTCAAGTCGAGCGCGAGTGAATTATTTCGCCGTCCCCCTACCGACGAGTCGCGCGCCTTCTGTTGCTCACCGCGATCTTCGCTCCTCGCTTCCTCGCCGCCTCGCCACCGTGGCCCGGACTGATTCCGTTCGCCCTGAGCTCAGTTAACTTCGCCTGCGTCAATCTCAACGGCTGCCTTACTTCAACTGAGTACCGAAGGTAACAATGCCGCCCGCAGAACTTGAGCCCCTTCTTGTGGAAGATATCGAAACATATTCGGTCGAAGTTTGGCATTGATCTCTTCAATGACCATGCGCCTTCACCGCCATGTGACTACCTCAGGCAAAGCACGAACTAAGTAACCGATGTTGTCAGATTAATCGACCTGCAAATGCCGGACGTCAAAGTTGGCGGAGAGAAGCGGACGCTGCGAGTAGCGGCGTAAAATCGAAAACGATGCGCAACTACGAAGTGCGGGGTACCTTGTTCGACGAGCGCGCGCGACTTTGTCCCCGCCCCCCTGTCTTGGAGCGTGCCCACGAATTGCACACGAACTCGCCGTGACCCGACGATCCGACGTGCGACCAAACGGAACTTGTGTCCTCAATTCGTGAACGAGGCATCACTTGGTGGCGCTCGAAGATTCGCCGCGATATGAGCCTGCTGGAATTTGAAGACCGGCAGCGGCACCAGCCGCAGACTTCTCCGTCACTAGCGGAAGCGCCCATTTGACGGGGGTTTGCGCCGTTCCCGCGACCTGGCGAAAGTAGCCAAAAATGGCGTCTTGCTTGCTAATGGACCGCCGACGGAGCTTCGGATACGTTGCAACCACGAATCAAAATCTACTCCGTGGTGGGGAGACACGCGGATCGTCTATTGCGTTCTCGACCTACGCGATAGTTCTATATTAAAGTCAATGGCAGTGTGACTTTTTTCTAATCAACCTCGAAAATACAACCCATACCGTTAAGTCTTTCACCACATCTTCACGCCGTCTTCTCGGTCTTCATATAACATGGACCCATCTTAAGAATCGCAAGACGAGTCCTCGGCCAAGACTGATCCGAAGCGAAGTTGCACCGAAGGACCCGCACAACGGAAAAGGGTTCGACATGATGGAGAATCACCATATGTCTCGACGTTTGTCCATCGCTTACACGATGATCTTATTCGCGTTTGGCTCTGTCGCCTCTGGATGCTCTAGCGCCTCTAGTCCGGTGCCTGTGAGACATTCTGTTGCAGCTATTAGACACGAGGCACCGCAAGCCATCGGTAAGTGGACCACCGAGGCACCCATGCCGACGGCGCGCGAGTATCTGGCCGCGGGCGTCATCAACGGCATACTCTATGCCGTCGGGGGCCAGGGCAAGTCCGGAACAGACACCTGGAGCACAGAGGCCTATCATCCCACGACGGATTCCTGGACAACCAAGGCACGCATTCCGACGAAGCGCTTTCTCCTGGCTGCGGGCGTCGTCAACGGCAAACTCTATGCTGTCGGCGGCATCTCGCACTCATTTTGCAACACGGTTGAAGCCTATGATCCGTCGTCCAACACTTGGACCACCAAGGCACCCATGCCGACCGCGCTCGCAGCCCCAGCTGCGGGTGTCATAAACGGCATACTCTATGCTGTCGGCGGCTATGACGGCACGCAAATCTTCAATACGGTCGTAGCTTACGATCCTGCAACGGATACCTGGACCACCAAGGCACCCATGCCGACCGCGCGCTTCGGCCTAGCTGTGGGCGTCATAAACGGCATACTCTATGCTGTCGGCGGCGGTAACGCGAACAGCGTCGATGTGAATACAGTTGAGGCTTACGATCCCGTGACGGATACATGGACCACCAAGGCACCCATGCCTACGGCGCGCAGGTACCTAGCTGCAGGCGTCGTCGACGGCAAACTCTACGCCGTCGGCGGCTTTAACGGCCACATCTTGAACACGCTTGAAGCGTACGATCCTGCGACAGACGCGTGGACTACCGAGCCGTCTATGCCGACCGCGCGCTACGGCCTAGCAACGAGCGTGGTTGGGTCCAGACTCTTCGCGATTGGCGGCCACTACTTCCGGCATAAGGTGGAAGCCTTTAACCCACGAAAATCGCCATAACCCCGCGGCACCATAACTGGAACTGAGGGGGCGCTTTACAGCCATACTTCCACTATCGCCCCCTCGTTACAACAGAAGCAAGATTGCCGTTGATTAGTGGTATCGATCGAAGAACGTTTCCGACCGCTTCGGGTAGGTTCGCGGCCAAGGTTGAGCTTGAAGAGGTAATCCGAGACCGCGATAGGGCGAAAAAGAAATGCTTCCGGGCATCGTTCGCTGACGGAGGAGCGGTGGAGATTTACTGCGGCGCGTCGGATGACCGGACGTTTGAGCGTGGTTGTGTAGTATCCCTCGGCAAAAGCAAGCGTCCGCATCAAGCACTGATGAGCGACGAGTTCGTCAGCGATTTTCCCCCGCGCGTTCGCGTCCGATCATTGCGGTCAGGTCTTA of the Candidatus Eremiobacteraceae bacterium genome contains:
- a CDS encoding DUF2326 domain-containing protein; the protein is MQEQQLSNSQTNLSFLFDLDYRLPMALDSVRKRERQLRELRSAARSGAFGSVVHTVAQIRPQLAAAEARVNQLRYRLSSFIVLDEYNVIVQEIASLRSELRKIAEENLIDEDRLTQLRSSLETEQDVDEQQIANMFSELQDLIPNAIQRRLDAVARFHRSVIDNRRHALVRELEQSQVRIRERTEAGRALDNRRSTLMRTLEGRGALEDFTHLQTELARDQQELAQLRTQFATAQMLEGDATGLEIEKREIERRTREDHAIRNTRLEHAALIVRELVQSLYDDRIGNLLIDVTPNGPYFRIEIEGDRSEGISRMEIWCFDMLVSRLLAERNLGPRILVHDSHIFDGVDGRQVSAALKQGLSYAQEFDFQYIVTMNSDVFGALEIDVNVRNTVIEPRLSDQRADGGIFGTIIEDVRREMRLTPEADEESATDEEIVNNEA
- a CDS encoding kelch repeat-containing protein; amino-acid sequence: MPTAREYLAAGVINGILYAVGGQGKSGTDTWSTEAYHPTTDSWTTKARIPTKRFLLAAGVVNGKLYAVGGISHSFCNTVEAYDPSSNTWTTKAPMPTALAAPAAGVINGILYAVGGYDGTQIFNTVVAYDPATDTWTTKAPMPTARFGLAVGVINGILYAVGGGNANSVDVNTVEAYDPVTDTWTTKAPMPTARRYLAAGVVDGKLYAVGGFNGHILNTLEAYDPATDAWTTEPSMPTARYGLATSVVGSRLFAIGGHYFRHKVEAFNPRKSP
- a CDS encoding ABC-three component system protein; the protein is MDFRKRRFLEALLFIDLTSKSGTSFQARISDFLAAVYGNDFERTISAGRHGDRGCDGYNAATKTVYQCYGKERGSGVNTAFIISKIQHDFQVAQTHFGQRMVNWVFVHNLVEGLPTDVGLAIQALREQNPQIHISTMTKDGIGSLLFALPDDALDLLFAPSPDRSFDDIDPADIQRLLKTVAAGAREATHGELMPVPREKISYNTLSEPAARVVRDNVQYVGQVAKFVREDADPIFGEAVASSLNAKYQSLRSQGMSSDDIMDELLGFVVGRDRLDYSISELKAAEVIVAYFFNNCDVFEDQPRS